In a single window of the Planktothrix tepida PCC 9214 genome:
- a CDS encoding type II toxin-antitoxin system PrlF family antitoxin: MTVKPAPCSESTLTDRYQTTIPEPIRKALGLNKRDKICYTLQSDGQVVISRTDTTENDPILGEFLNFLAQDIKNNPQHLETLSSDLVNRVQSLVSDVDLDLDAPLLDEDE; the protein is encoded by the coding sequence ATGACTGTAAAACCCGCCCCATGCTCAGAATCTACTCTCACAGATCGTTATCAGACTACAATTCCTGAGCCGATTCGCAAAGCTCTGGGCTTGAATAAACGTGATAAAATTTGCTACACCCTCCAGTCTGACGGTCAAGTCGTCATTTCTCGTACTGACACAACAGAAAATGATCCAATACTTGGAGAATTTCTGAATTTTCTAGCACAAGATATTAAAAACAATCCTCAGCACTTAGAAACACTTAGCTCTGATTTAGTCAACCGTGTTCAGTCGTTGGTTTCTGATGTTGATCTGGATCTGGATGCACCACTTTTGGATGAGGATGAGTAA
- a CDS encoding type II toxin-antitoxin system YhaV family toxin, with protein MFVNQPLVINGWNLFAHPLFLNQFEELLTQVEQLRQKYPQDYKKKNATKRLAAIAKLAFDTIPQDPTRSEYRQGSTLGDDYKHWFRAKFFQQYRLFFRFHQESKIIVYAWVNDENSKRAYDSNTDAYRVFKKMLDSGYPPDNWDDLLKEATSETNRLEKAANIEI; from the coding sequence GTGTTTGTCAATCAACCGCTTGTCATTAATGGGTGGAATCTATTTGCTCATCCTCTATTTCTTAACCAGTTTGAAGAACTTCTGACCCAGGTTGAACAGTTGCGCCAGAAGTATCCTCAAGACTACAAAAAGAAAAATGCTACAAAGCGTCTAGCTGCGATCGCAAAGTTAGCATTTGATACTATTCCTCAAGATCCAACCCGTAGCGAGTATCGTCAAGGGAGTACCCTTGGAGATGATTACAAACACTGGTTTAGAGCAAAATTTTTTCAACAATATCGGTTGTTCTTTCGATTTCATCAAGAAAGCAAAATAATTGTCTACGCTTGGGTTAACGATGAAAACTCTAAACGAGCTTACGATAGTAATACAGACGCTTATCGAGTTTTTAAGAAAATGCTTGACAGTGGCTATCCTCCTGATAATTGGGATGATTTACTCAAAGAGGCAACTAGCGAAACGAATCGTTTGGAGAAAGCAGCTAACATAGAGATTTAG